In the genome of bacterium, the window AAATTCTGGGTTGAATTTTACTCATCAATACCTGATTGTGGTGGAATACTTTTATGGAATGTTTGTGATTGCTGGCCTCAAATATCAGATAGTATTATTACATATTCACTTACTCCCAAAAAAGCATATTATAAAGTAAAAGAAATTTTTAAAAAAGCTGAATATTAGTTTTTCCGACCAGATACTAATACCATATTTTAATGATAGAATAAAATTATTCTAAAAATAAGATATGAGGCGGCGGCACAGAAATGTTTTAATTCACTTTACCCCTTCAAAACAAGAAAACCATATAGGATAGGGGATTAAGCAATTTATTGTAGTATAGCAATCTTTCTTTTTATCTTTTATACATCAGTAAAATACTCTTCGTCTATCTCAAAAATTCCTAATATTCTTTTTGTCTCATCAGTTAATACATTCAGCATTTTTTTTTACTTTCTCTATTTCAAGTATACCTAATTCTACACCCTGTAAAATGTCTAAAAATGATGTAAAACTATTCTCTGGTTTCTCATCTAACCAACCACTTTCCTTTAATCTTTCTTTTATTTTATTCACAGACCAGCTGTGCCAGACCTGGTCTGGAGGAGGATTAACATATTTTTTCAGTAGATTTATTATGTCTCAATTTACTTTTTGGATAGTAAAAACATTAATTTTAATTTTTATTTAAAAAAATATTGTGTGAACTAACCTTTTTTAAAAAAGAAAGGTATTTTAAATAGGATGGTAGATACTCTTTTTGACATTCGGATATTCAAGTGGAGGAGGAAAGAAAATAAAAAATATAATAGATGAGAGGGTAGGGTAGTAAATTTTAAAATCTTTTTGTTCTTTCTTTAAAATTTTTAGCAAATAAGGGGGAATCATCTTCCATATTGCCTTGAGAGGAACAATAGTATACTGCTGGATAAATACCTTTTACCTTTTTTCTAATCATTTTATCAAAGGTTAAAATCAAAGCATTATACTCAATCCCTAAGGTAGCCAATATCAAATCATAGGTTTTAAGCTCTCTTATAGTAGAAGATATATAGAGAAGTAGCAGGTATATCCGTGATCATTATTTCTTTTCTATGTAATAATTTCCACAATTTTTTTTCCACTCTGGATTTTGAAATTCCTTTTTTCAATAATGTCTTTGTTGTTTCTAATAACATAACTGAAGGAATAATTATTTTGGTTTTATCCAAAAAGTGCGAGAGTAATTCAACTATTTTCCAAGCATCTTCAAAATATCTGTTCCATCTAAAACTGCAATTATGAAACTGGTATCTTCTATTATAAAGGTCATTTATACCTCATTTCATATAAAATTTCATTGGCAGGTTTAGAATTTTTAGGCTGCTCTTTCTTTGTTATTACTAATTCTTTTTTCATTTTTCTTATCATCTTTTCTATTTTTTTCCTCATCATTTTTCTTTTTTTTCATTTTTATACCTCCAAATAAACTTTACAATATTCTAATTTTAGTGTTAATTTAAAAAATTTTTGGTATCCAAATAGTATCCATATGATGTCCAAAATCATACAAATTCATACAAAATGGTATAAAAAAAATTCATATAAATCATTGATAATCAATGGAATTACAACAATATCAAGAATTTTCAGAAAGTGGTTAATTAGCATTACAAGTGCGCCGCTCTGCCGCTGAGCTAAGGTGGCATTATTTAAACTATTATATTAAATTATTTTTTTCTTTATGGCAATAAATATTTATAATAAAAAATGATAAAAATTAGAAGAAGAATTAAAATAAAAATAAGGACTTTTAATCTTTTTCTTGATTTTATTTTTGTAAAACCTGACAAAACATCTACTTTTAATTTTTCTGAATTTTCTGGGAAATTTGGAATATAAGTTAAAATTTTCCCTAATTTTGTTCCTAATCGCATTTTTACATTTAAGGCACATTCGCTTGCTTCAAATAATATGCTTAAATCTCTTCCTCTTAACCTAAAAATAGTTATTATAAAACTTGGAATAAAAATTAAAGCACATATAACAACAATTGCAAGAAGTATATGTGTAAATTTAATCTGTGAAAAAACCCTTGTAATATAAGCAAAACATGTGCCAAGTGCAGCAAAAGCAACTCCACCTCCAATCATTATGTCCCTTATTGAAGAAGATGCAGAAGGAGAAGTAAGTGTTTGTTCTACTTTTTTTTGTCTTGTTTCTGTAATTTTTTCAATCTGATTTTTTATATTTTCACCTATTTTTATAAAAGGTGCTTTTATTCCTTCAAGCAAGCCCACAGGATTTTTTATTATATCCACAATTTCTGCATCCCACTCATTCCCGCTTCTATCAGTAAAAATTCCTCTTTTACCAAGCCGAATTCTTCCCATATCTCCAGATGTTAATGGAGATGCAATTTGAAATTGAGATTGATTGTTTTCTTTCCCTGAGATGTTTAAATACATAATAAATGTATTACTCATTGAAGATACTTTTTTATGGGCATTTATATCTTTTACAAGAATGTTTAAATTTATTTTTCTTCCATCAATTACAAGTACTCCTGCTTCATACAAAGAAGTAATATCAGGATTATATACATTTGAAAAACTGACAAAATTATTTAAAAATTCAATTATATATTTTTTATAAAGAATTAACTTTTCAAGGTCTTTAATACTCTGGATAAAAGGTAAAACAGATAGGTCTTTCTCTATAAGTTTTTCTATTTCTTCTTTGTAATTTCCCTCAATATACTTTTTAATATTTTCTATTCCAATTTGTTCTACTTTTTCTCCTTTTTTGTTTTCAATCCAGTCCTTATAATTTGAAAACATCTTCTTTATTTTTTCATAATTCTCTAATGTTAATTTATTTGAGTTTGGGAAAATTTTATTTACTATATTTTCTTTGAAATTTTTTATTTTATCTTTATATAGGATATTTATTATTCCATCAAAATCCAGAATTAAATTTTTATTTGGTGGAGCAAGAGGTAATTTTTTTAATTTTTCAATCAGTATGTCTCTATTTTCAATATCAATGTTTTTAAAATCATCTTCTTTCAATTTTAAAAGTTCTTCTGTTTTTTCATCAAATTTTAAGAAATTAGAAAGTAGAAAATACTGCTCTATTTTTTCCTCTATCTGGGTAAATATATTATGAAGATAAGGGGTTTCTTTTCCAAATATCATTATGTCTGTTGTTTCTTTATCATCAGGGATTATTCCTTTTTCATACCAGTTTAGGTATTCACTACATTCTTTAAAAAACTCATCTACAATTTCTTTATCAATCCCTTTTTCTCCATTAACATCTATTTTCCAACCTATTTTTTCTATTATAATTTTTATAAGAGATGAAATCTCTTCTTTTTCAGATGAGTCCGGGGTAATAATTCCATCACCATTTAAAATACTTTTTGCCATAATTTCCTGCGAGTTTCTTACCTGACTTAAATTTATTTTTTCTTTTTCTTCAATTCCTGAATTTGTAAGTATTATTTCTGCTGTTTTTATTAATAATTTTCCTGTTTCTGTCTGGTCATTTATATCTGAAAGAAGTAGAGTATCATTTCCATCAACAATAGAAGGGTTTTTTATGAGAGAAAGTATATAAGATATGGCATTTCTTACTTCATCTGTTCTTATTCTTTTGTTATTATCTATATCAAGATATTCAAGAAATTTTTTATCACAATTTAGTATCTCAATTGGAACACTTGTTGCTGCCCAAAGACCTTCATCTAATTTCAGAACATTTAATAAGTCCTCTCCTTTTTCAATTACTATTTGATAACTGCCACCATAGTTCTTAAAAAGAATTTTATCCATAATTATCCTCTAATTTCAATATGCTTTTTCTATCCATACAACCATTTTTGATTTTCCTCTATTTGCCCAGAGAAAATAAGGAATTGCTTTAAATCTTTCTTTTTTATAAATAAGTTCTGGATAGAACTTTTCATTTTCATAAATTGGCAATTTGGTGGTTTCTAAATTCATTATTTCTCCATAAATTATTGGTACCCAATCAAAAAATCCTTTTTCAAATTTTTCATTTAATTTTTGTTTTTTTATTTTAGAAGAAAAAAGAGATATTTTAGGATTATCAATACTTTCTAAACAATAAACAATAGGACCTTTTTTAATAGCAATACAATTTTTTGTGCTTTCTATTTCAGGATGAGAAATATAAAAAGAAGGAGAAATATCAAAATTTATAATAATTTTATTTTCTCCTTTCCATATTTTTTTTATTTCATAATATCCTGGATTAGGAGAAAATTCATCTTTACCATCTTTTATTTTTGTCTTTTTACTCCACGATGGGATTCTTAGGAAAATTGAAAATTGTTTTTCTTTATCTAATGCAATATCTATTTCAACTTTTCCCTCAAAAGGATATTTTGTTTTCTGAATTATCTTTACTTTTTCACCTGAAAAAAGAGAAATTTCACTTATTCCTTCTCCATAAAGATTTATATATATTCCTTTTTCATTTATAGAATAGAAATATCCAGGTAGAGAAGCAATCATCCTTTGAATATTTGGTGGACAACAAGTAGTACCATACCATTGTTTTCTCTCGTAATTTCCCCTTGAAGCAAGTGGATTTACATAAAAATATTTTTCTCCATCAAATGAAATACCTGAAAGAAAACCGTTATAAAGTGTTGTTTCAAAAATATCAAAATATTTGCTTTCAGGAAATAAAAGGAACATCCTGTATTGCCACATCATTGAAGCAATAGAAGCACAACTTTCGCAATAACTTCTTAAATTTGGTAGTTCATAAGGATACCCAAAGGTTTCTCCATCATATCTTGAACCAACTCCACCTGTTATATAAATTTTTCTTTCAGATAAGTCATTCCATAATTTTAAAAGTGTTTCTTTGTATTTTTTATCTCCTGTTTCAGAATAATAATCAGTTGCTCCACAAGATAAATAAAGCATTCTTACTGCATGACCTTCAAGTTCTTTAAATTTTATAAAAGGTATATTTGGTAATCCCCAATATTCTGGATTTTCTACTTCAAGAAAAAATTTCGCCATTTCTAAGTACTTTTTTTCTTTTGTAGTTCTATAAAGTTCAACAAATGCCATTTCAACTTCAGGATGTCCATCTGTTTTTTCTAATTTCCCTTTTCCAAATTCTTTACAAATATAGTCAGCCCATTTTATAGCAATATTTAAGAAGTTATCTTTCCCTGAACTTCTAAAATGGGCAATTGCTGATTGTATTAAATGCCCGCCACAATACAATTCATGAGAAAATTTTAAATTATCAAATTTTTTTGTTGTTAAATACGCATTTGTGTTCAAGTATCCTGATTTTTCCTGGGATTTTCCAATAATTTTTATTAAATATTCTAATAATTTTTCATTTTCCTTGTTATAAGTATTTTGTAAATCAAAAGAAACACCTTCAATCCATTTATAAAGGTCTGAATCAGTTGCAAGTCGTTTTGTTATTTCACCACTTTTTTCACCAGAAACAATTCGGAAATTATTTACTGTACCGTATTTTTCAAAATTTTTGTATAAAGAAGGAATACTTACTTTTCTGTTAATCTCCATTCTTTTTCCAAGGAAACCAGATAATTTTACATTTTTAATTGCAACAGGAAAAACATTACATTTTGAATTTTCTGTTGGTTCAATAATTTTTTCTTTCATTTCACCACCTATTAAGCAGTAATATCAAGTTTTTCATAAATTATTTCATTTTCAAGTTTTTCTCCTCTTATAAATCTTACAACTTCCTCAACAGAAAATTTTCCAAGTTCTTTTAACCCATTTTTTACCAGACCGGCAATATGAGGAGAGATAACAACATTTTTTAATTTTCTTAAAGGACTGGTTTTATCAAGAGGTTCATTGCATGTTACATCAAGGCAGGCAAAAATTCGCTCTTTTTTAAGTTCTTCAATAAGGGCATTTTCATCAATTATTGCTCCTCTTGCTGTATTTATAAAAACACTTCCATCTTTCATTTTTTGAAAAAAGTCCTTTCCTATCATACCCTTTGTTTCCTCAGTTAATGGGGCACAAAGAGCAATTATTTCACACTTTTCTGCTATTTCCAGTAAAGTATTAACTTTTTTCCCTCCTAAATTTTTAATTCTCTCTTCTGACCAATACGGGTCATAAACATAAATTTGTTCGCCAAATATCCTTAAAAATCGTAATAAGTTTTTCCCAACATTTGATAAACTTATAATTCCTATATCAGGACCAACAATTTCATCTGTGTATTCCATCAATTTCTCATTTTCTCTCCACTTTCCTGTATTTTTTATAAAATCGTTCCACCAGAAAATTTTTTTTACAGAAGTAAGAATATATCCAAGTGCTGTAATTGCAACAAATTTTCCTAAAACATTTGAACAACTGCTAACTCTTACTCCTTTTTCCATAACTTCTCTTTCAACAATTGATTTAATTGAACCTGCTGAATGCATAATAAATTTAATGTCAGGAGCAAAACTGAAAATTGAAGAAGTTATTTCAGGAGAATCCCAACTTGTTATAATTATTGTTGCTCCTTTTAAAAATTCCTTAAAATTTTCATTACCATTCCATACTTTTACTTCTCCATAATTTTTTAGTTTTTCAATTTCTTCTTTTCCAAAATTCTTTTCAAGTTGTTCAGGAACAACTAAAATTGCAATTTTTTCCATTTTTCTCTTATGTTATTTTGTTTTTTCCC includes:
- a CDS encoding glycoside hydrolase family 127 protein, coding for MKEKIIEPTENSKCNVFPVAIKNVKLSGFLGKRMEINRKVSIPSLYKNFEKYGTVNNFRIVSGEKSGEITKRLATDSDLYKWIEGVSFDLQNTYNKENEKLLEYLIKIIGKSQEKSGYLNTNAYLTTKKFDNLKFSHELYCGGHLIQSAIAHFRSSGKDNFLNIAIKWADYICKEFGKGKLEKTDGHPEVEMAFVELYRTTKEKKYLEMAKFFLEVENPEYWGLPNIPFIKFKELEGHAVRMLYLSCGATDYYSETGDKKYKETLLKLWNDLSERKIYITGGVGSRYDGETFGYPYELPNLRSYCESCASIASMMWQYRMFLLFPESKYFDIFETTLYNGFLSGISFDGEKYFYVNPLASRGNYERKQWYGTTCCPPNIQRMIASLPGYFYSINEKGIYINLYGEGISEISLFSGEKVKIIQKTKYPFEGKVEIDIALDKEKQFSIFLRIPSWSKKTKIKDGKDEFSPNPGYYEIKKIWKGENKIIINFDISPSFYISHPEIESTKNCIAIKKGPIVYCLESIDNPKISLFSSKIKKQKLNEKFEKGFFDWVPIIYGEIMNLETTKLPIYENEKFYPELIYKKERFKAIPYFLWANRGKSKMVVWIEKAY
- a CDS encoding hydroxyacid dehydrogenase; the encoded protein is MEKIAILVVPEQLEKNFGKEEIEKLKNYGEVKVWNGNENFKEFLKGATIIITSWDSPEITSSIFSFAPDIKFIMHSAGSIKSIVEREVMEKGVRVSSCSNVLGKFVAITALGYILTSVKKIFWWNDFIKNTGKWRENEKLMEYTDEIVGPDIGIISLSNVGKNLLRFLRIFGEQIYVYDPYWSEERIKNLGGKKVNTLLEIAEKCEIIALCAPLTEETKGMIGKDFFQKMKDGSVFINTARGAIIDENALIEELKKERIFACLDVTCNEPLDKTSPLRKLKNVVISPHIAGLVKNGLKELGKFSVEEVVRFIRGEKLENEIIYEKLDITA